A genomic region of Sarcophilus harrisii chromosome 6, mSarHar1.11, whole genome shotgun sequence contains the following coding sequences:
- the LOC111721391 gene encoding sodium/potassium/calcium exchanger 1-like, whose amino-acid sequence MGTLLRRNQEPASLLGESSERGEGAAEDRRPEGGQSVASGESSVEPQKADKGESEEPEGDKAGEKASREEGTVGEERKMAAPGALAELESSKMEKASVGERSSLGTKSSMGIKTSVGWDTSVTGETSQRRKSSLIRKHLANESPGKKLGLNAGKQFLIRKIKRKNSLSSKSSGAKKSILADSTSVAGGKVITRDTPRGSRKYLRRRRSIKRKTGRKQSLGSSRSSKLHGSVDEGSDTEEKDFVKEADSVGGEPPVKEGSHVERKSSIKSKVVEGESSNNEETPGTGKSTTEEETSESTESSLEEEVVLKVEGVPVGIESSGEENKFKKESSEGEERVLGMESSEGEDRFVGMESSEGEGRLIPEKESSEGEGRLIEKESSEGEGKPIIEKKSSEEEEKLTGKESYEEEEKLSKEKESSEGEERLVDRESSEAGNGPEKEEDLVARENIEDGERSTEIQSSQEGESSKGKETSVKKKNTRRKKSFSKRKNSLGKKSFTAGENSKEKRNSGEWQGSKRRKSYVFKKGSLGKKTISGEGVKGRKNSMEQKSSREKSSVRKKSVAEEKTVPVKESSGEDKSTEGITTGEEKHSGEEDDSGEAIVKVENTVQGESHRKELS is encoded by the coding sequence ATGGGGACCCTGCTGAGGAGGAACCAGGAGCCTGCCTCCCTGCTTGGGGAGAGCTcggaaaggggagaaggggctGCCGAGGACCGCAGGCCTGAGGGGGGCCAGAGTGTGGCAAGTGGAGAAAGCTCTGTGGAGCCGCAGAAGGCGGACAAGGGGGAAAGTGAGGAGCCAGAGGGGGACAAGGCGGGCGAGAAGGCCTCTCGGGAGGAAGGGACTGTGGGCGAGGAGAGGAAGATGGCTGCCCCAGGGGCACTGGCGGAACTAGAGAGCTCCAAGATGGAGAAGGCCTCAGTGGGGGAGAGGAGCTCCCTGGGGACCAAGAGCTCCATGGGCATCAAGACCTCGGTGGGCTGGGACACATCTGTCACTGGGGAAACCTCCCAGAGAAGGAAGAGCTCCCTCATCAGAAAGCATCTGGCAAATGAAAGTCCTGGCAAGAAGCTGGGCCTTAACGCCGGCAAGCAGTTTCtgataagaaagataaaaagaaagaattctttaaGCAGCAAGAGTTCTGGGGCTAAAAAGAGTATTTTGGCAGACAGCACTTCTGTGGCCGGGGGGAAAGTGATTACCAGGGACACTCCGAGGGGGAGCAGGAAATATTTACGAAGGAGGCGATCAATAAAAAGGAAGACAGGGAGGAAACAATCTCTGGGATCATCGAGGAGTTCCAAATTGCACGGTTCTGTAGATGAAGGGAGTGATACAGAAGAAAAGGATTTTGTGAAAGAAGCTGATTCTGTGGGAGGGGAGCCTCCTGTGAAGGAGGGGAGTCATGTCGAAAGAAAGAGTTCTATCAAAAGCAAGGTTGTGGAAGGGGAGAGCTCTAATAATGAGGAGACTCCAGGGACAGGCAAGAGCACAACTGAAGAGGAAACTTCTGAGAGCACCGAGAGCTCTTTGGAAGAAGAGGTGGTTCTGAAAGTGGAGGGGGTTCCAGTGGGAATTGAAAGTTCAggtgaagaaaacaaatttaaaaaggagagttctgagggagaagagagggttTTAGGAATGGAGAGCTCTGAAGGAGAAGACAGATTTGTAGGAATGGAGAGCTCTGAGGGAGAAGGGAGACTTATTCCGGAAAAGGAGAGCTCTGAGGGAGAAGGGAGACTTATAGAAAAGGAGAGTtctgagggagaaggaaaacctattatagaaaagaagagttctgaggaagaagaaaaacttacAGGAAAGGAGAGttatgaggaagaagagaaacttAGTAAAGAAAAGGAGAGTTCTGAAGGAGAAGAGAGGCTTGTTGATAGAGAGAGTTCTGAGGCAGGCAATGGTCCTGAGAAAGAAGAGGATCTTGTGGCAAGGGAAAATATCGAGGATGGAGAAAGATCCACAGAAATTCAGAGTTCTCAGGAAGGAGAGAGCTCAAAAGGAAAAGAGACTTCTGTCAAAAAGAAGAACACTAGAAGAAAGAAGAGCTTTAGTAAAAGGAAGAATTCTTTGGGAAAAAAGAGTTTTACAGCAGGggaaaattctaaagaaaagagaaattctggGGAATGGCAGGGTTCTAAAAGAAGGAAGAGTTATGTATTTAAAAAGGGTTCTCTCGGAAAAAAGACTATAAGTGGGGAAGgtgtgaagggaaggaagaattcTATGGAGCAGAAGAGTTCTAGGGAAAAAAGTTCTGTGAGGAAAAAAAGTGTTGCGGAAGAAAAGACTGTTCCTGTGAAAGAAAGTTCAGGAGAGGACAAATCTACAGAAGGGATAACTACTGGGGAAGAAAAGCATTCTGGAGAGGAGGATGATTCTGGAGAAGCAATTGTCAAAGTGGAGAATACTGTGCAAGGGGAGAGTCATAGAAAGGAACTTTCATAA